The following are encoded together in the Streptomyces rapamycinicus NRRL 5491 genome:
- a CDS encoding right-handed parallel beta-helix repeat-containing protein has protein sequence MRLRRKRGRHRRRKDRTLPLGSAVIVASAVAGVYLTASPEGASAVPTTLYVATNGSDGNTGTLKSPYRSLEKAFSTAKAGTTIEVRGGTYYPSRTLRSSISGTPRERVQLRSYRAEKVRLDGSRLGRGSSLVSLTADYWTVSGIELRNAPGGGLVCTSCARNVFQDLSTHGNGDTGLTLRGDDTNGNVIRNLDSYANHDDATGGQRADGIAITHGSGSGNVVTGSRLFHNSDDGLDLWMWASPVTIEHSWAFGNGRNRWHIPYFKGDGSGFQLGADRRGAPSPAHLVRSSAAWANTKSGFDAGGNTGALRLQRTTSFDNWGKGYAVAGSRARLTRNLALSNGRGSADTGLLAVSRDNNWAPGRRATPPLVTTDPTTALGPRRPNGSLPLTAFLVVMDRTEIGSPMN, from the coding sequence ATGAGGCTGAGACGCAAACGGGGCCGTCACCGCCGTCGCAAGGATCGCACGCTGCCGTTGGGCAGCGCCGTGATCGTGGCGTCGGCCGTGGCCGGGGTGTATCTGACGGCTTCGCCGGAGGGCGCGAGCGCCGTGCCCACCACCCTGTACGTGGCCACCAACGGCAGCGACGGCAACACCGGCACCCTCAAGTCCCCCTACCGAAGCCTGGAGAAGGCGTTCTCCACCGCCAAGGCGGGCACCACCATCGAGGTCCGCGGCGGCACCTACTACCCCTCCAGGACCCTGCGCAGCTCCATCAGCGGCACCCCCCGCGAGCGCGTCCAACTGCGGTCGTACCGGGCCGAGAAGGTCCGGCTCGACGGCTCCCGGCTGGGCCGGGGCTCCTCCCTGGTCTCCCTCACCGCCGACTACTGGACGGTCTCGGGGATCGAACTGCGCAACGCCCCGGGCGGCGGCCTGGTCTGCACCTCCTGCGCGCGCAACGTCTTCCAGGACCTGAGCACCCACGGCAACGGTGACACCGGACTCACCCTCCGCGGCGACGACACCAACGGCAACGTCATCCGGAACCTCGACTCCTACGCCAACCACGACGACGCCACCGGCGGTCAGCGGGCCGACGGCATAGCCATCACCCACGGCTCCGGCTCGGGCAACGTGGTCACCGGATCCCGGCTGTTCCACAACAGCGACGACGGCCTCGATCTGTGGATGTGGGCGAGCCCCGTCACCATCGAGCACTCCTGGGCCTTCGGAAACGGCCGGAACCGCTGGCACATCCCCTACTTCAAGGGCGACGGCAGCGGCTTCCAGCTCGGCGCCGACCGCCGTGGCGCCCCCTCGCCCGCCCATCTCGTACGGTCCTCCGCCGCCTGGGCCAACACCAAGAGCGGCTTCGACGCGGGCGGCAACACCGGGGCCCTCCGGCTCCAGCGCACCACCTCCTTCGACAACTGGGGCAAGGGCTACGCCGTCGCCGGCTCCCGCGCCCGGCTGACCCGCAACCTCGCGCTCTCCAACGGCCGCGGCAGCGCCGACACCGGCCTCCTCGCCGTCTCCCGGGACAACAACTGGGCGCCGGGCCGCCGGGCCACCCCGCCGCTGGTCACCACCGACCCCACCACGGCCCTCGGACCCCGGCGGCCGAACGGCTCGCTGCCGCTCACCGCCTTCCTCGTGGTCATGGACCGCACCGAGATCGGTTCGCCGATGAACTGA